In the genome of Montipora foliosa isolate CH-2021 chromosome 3, ASM3666993v2, whole genome shotgun sequence, one region contains:
- the LOC137996184 gene encoding uncharacterized protein — protein MNDIGLQWNPKKCNTIHVKRGVLVHDAAGLKLDQTSVVQSIKEGSSHKFLGVCETVKQDEKLALVSAAKVYLQRLPVIWSSPLSNVNWPITELRVVDREARKIIHENGGKHPLSSTAVMYLPRHLGRRGLRSVVQEYKLTKIKAAVKLYQNADPTIRTVQMFEERAVEKGHSSLLTEAHKHAEELEISLSLRDPNPSITLARRPEVEVEGTKIKELLKRAMIDKLQETIKAENWHGRLLTSRWKDEELSQDACFAWMKDLSSAPTHTVAGMIELYEQLLPTKVYTTQKTKTTQGDVSCGLCGKEAETLPHILSGCCTLAPSKYLDRHNAALKILFFEKCKDLKLVEGVPPWYSPVQPIYESDEGKVFGMWRYMQNTHMLELIESMLVSWTTRQSKSGQ, from the coding sequence ATGAATGATATTGGATTACAGTGGAACCCGAAGAAGTGCAATACTATTCATGTCAAGAGAGGTGTTCTAGTGCATGATGCAGCAGGTCTTAAACTCGATCAGACGTCAGTGGTTCAGAGTATCAAAGAAGGTTCAAGCCATAAGTTCCTTGGAGTATGTGAAACAGTGAAACAGGACGAGAAGTTAGCTCTCGTGAGTGCAGCAAAGGTCTACCTTCAACGCTTGCCTGTAATCTGGTCTAGCCCTCTTTCCAATGTTAACTGGCCTATCACCGAACTGAGAGTAGTTGATAGAGAAGCAAGAAAGATTATTCACGAGAACGGAGGAAAACACCCATTGAGCTCGACAGCTGTTATGTATCTACCCAGACACCTAGGAAGGCGTGGCCTGAGATCCGTTGTACAAGAATACAAGCTTACAAAGATCAAAGCTGCTGTAAAGCTCTATCAGAATGCAGACCCTACGATAAGAACTGTCCAGATGTTTGAGGAGAGAGCAGTGGAGAAAGGCCATTCTTCACTACTAACCGAAGCACACAAACATGCAGAGGAACTGGAGATAAGTTTATCTCTTAGAGACCCAAATCCTTCAATTACTTTAGCTAGAAGACCAGAGGTAGAAGTTGAGGGAACGAAGATCAAAGAACTCTTGAAGCGTGCAATGATAGATAAGCTACAGGAGACCATAAAGGCAGAGAATTGGCATGGGCGGTTGCTCACATCGCGTTGGAAAGATGAAGAACTTAGTCAAGATGCGTGCTTTGCATGGATGAAGGATTTGTCATCGGCACCCACCCATACAGTTGCAGGTATGATCGAACTCTATGAACAACTCTTGCCAACCAAAGTGTATACAACACAAAAGACCAAAACAACCCAGGGAGACGTAAGCTGTGGGCTGTGCGGTAAAGAAGCAGAGACACTTCCACACATTTTGTCAGGATGTTGTACACTTGCTCCATCAAAGTATTTGGACCGACACAATGCTGCTCTGAAGATATTATTCTTCGAGAAGTGCAAAGATCTCAAGCTGGTGGAAGGTGTTCCTCCTTGGTATTCACCTGTGCAACCTATCTATGAGTCGGATGAAGGGAAAGTTTTTGGGATGTGGCGGTATATGCAGAACACACATATGTTAGAGCTAATAGAATCGATGCTCGTTTCGTGGACCACAAGGCAAAGCAAGTCTGGGCAGTAG